CGCAGGGCGTAAAATACGCGGCGCACTCCCTTACGGAACCGTTTATGGACATTACCAAGTTTTTGCTCAATTATTACGAGGTTCCGCCGGATAGGTAAAAGAAAGTCAAAATTCAAAACGCAAAAGTCAAAACTGATGATTAAAAAAATTCTTAAAAAAATAATAACATCAATACTGAGAAAAGAAGCGAAAGCAATTCTTAAAAAATTCAATCCTAAAATAGTGGCCGTCACCGGAACGGTCGGCAAAACTTCCACTAAAGAGGCGGTAGCTTTAGCGTTGGAAAGCAGTTTCAACGTCGGCAAGAGCGCCAAGAGCTATAACAGCGAGATAGGCTTGCCGCTGGCGATAATCGGCGCCAAAAGCGGCTGGAACAGCTTGCTTTCCTGGATAAAGGTGATGGCGAAGGGCGCGGGAGTGATTTTGTTCGCAAGAAAATATCCAGAAATTCTGGCGCTGGAGATGGGTGTTGACCGGCCCAAAGACATGGAACATGCCGTTTCGTGGGTGAGACCGGACGTGGCCGTTGTCACCGCCGTGGGCGACGCGCCGGTGCACGTGGAATATTTCCAGGACGCCAAAGAACTGATTAAGGAGAAACTGAAATTGGCCTTGGCGACAAAAGAAAATGGCACGGTGATTTTAAACGCCGACGACGAAACACTGGCCTCTTTTTCCGGAAAAATGAAAAACAAAACCAAAACGTTGACCTTTGGATTTTCTCCAGAAGCGGACATTAGAGCCTCCAATTATAAAATGACTTTTGAAGGGGTTACTTTTAAAATTGAATCGGAGGGAAGCATTATCCCGGCGAGGCTGAACGGGCTGTTCGGGCAGCATAATGTTTACGCGGCGCTGGCGGCGTTTGCCGCGGCCGTTTCTTTGGGCGTTAATCCGGTAAAAGCGGCGGAAGCGGTTTCTAAAATGAAGCCGGTGCCGGGCAGGCTCAATCTTCTGGAAGGAATAAACGGTTCTTATATTTTTGACGACACTTACAACTCTTCACCCTTGGCTTTGGCGGCGGCGCTGGAAGTGATGAGCGAAATAAAAGCCAAAAGGAAAATAGCCGTCTTCGGCCCGATGATGGAGCTGGGGCAATACAGCGAAGAAGAGCACCGCAAGGCCGGCGCTTACGCCTCAAAAAGCGGCATAGACGTAATTTTTATCGTCGGAGAGAAAGCAAAATTCATCGCCGAAGGCGCGCTGGAAAAAGGTTTTGACGCCGGAAAAATTTTTGAGTTTCCAGACTCCGCGGAAGCGGGCGAGGCCTTGAAATGTATTTTGGAGAAAGGGGATTTTGTCCTGGTAAAAGGTTCCCAATCGGCCAGGATGGAAAAAACGGTGGAAAAAATAATGGCCAATCCGGAGCTCAAAGAAGAACTTCTGGTAAGACAGGAAAAAGAGTGGCAGAAACGGTAAAACTTGACATTTTGTTGCTAAATATGCTTAAATAGCCGCAGTAAATCAATTCGCGCGAATTGATTAAATTGTTTGTTAGACCTTTAAAAAAGGAGAGGAGAGTAAATGAAAAAGACCTTTTTCCAGTCTTTTGTCGTTTTTGTTTTGTTTTTAATGTCTGCACAGGTTTTTGCCGATTCAATCGGCTATGTGAGGATAAAATCGGCCGACATCCAGCCGATTGAAGAAAATGTCTATGGGCGAGAAGTTGCGTCGCTCACGAGCCTGGTAATGAAGCCGGTCACTCCGGAAATTGAAAAAAGGCCGGCTATGCTGCAAAATTTATCACTGCAGATAATTGGCATAAGCGCCATGAGCTCGGCTATCAATCAAGTTGTTCTGATTCTGGAGCAATCAAAAGGCGTGGATGATATTGAAGTAGGCAGGATTGTCGGGCGGGGATTTTATTCCGGTTCCGGAAATGATTTTGTGACTTTATATCCTGTTGAGGGATGGAACATAATCCATTTTCGGAAGCGGATAAAAATGACCGTAGCCGCAGTTATGAACAATGATATGGCTACTTACGCGGATATTACGTTGTCCTGCAATGTGACGGGGGCGAGCATTAGTTGGCCCAACGGCACATCGGCGGAAGTTAGAGGTTTCTCGCCGATAATCGGCAACGAAAAAATAATAAAAACCGACGTTGCCATTGGAACAATTAATGAGGTGCAAGCCTCTTCTTTCGGAGCTCTGCAATATGAAGTTCCGGAAGAGTCAAGTGAGGATGTCAGGATTAAAAAATTCTTTATTCCCCGGAAAATAAAAGGATTGAAACTGTTGGTGCAGGGGAGTGATGGAACAGTCCGGGAGTTCAGGTGCAGGAAAAACGCCGAGGTCACAGTTTGTGATTTCGGTGGCGATGGCTTGCTGATTGAAAAAGGCACGAGCGTTATAATTACTGCCAATAGGCAAGGTGTGTTATATACCGGTTACGATCCGATAAATATTTGGTGCGAAGGGTCTGATACCGGTCGCCGTTTTTTTGTAACTCCTCTTTATTTTGGCGGCAAGGGTTAGGACCCGCCGCAACCCCTCGTCGAAGTCCGGTTTCGACGAGGGGATTTGTTTTTTAGCCCTGTTTTGCTATTGTTATATTGGTTTTATTTATCCGGCCCTATCGTCTAGCCCGGTCCAGGACGCATCCCTCTCACGGATGAAACCGGGGTTCGAATCCCCGTAGGGTCAAAAAGCGTAAAAAAAGTGAACTGCTTCACTTTTTTAGCTTTTTGAAAGCGGAGCGATGCCGAGCCAGCAGGCGAGGCCGCGAGCTGGGGTCGCAAGTGCTTACGTATAATTTGAGCGAAGCGAAAAATTATACTTAGCAACTTGTGACCAAAAACAAAAAATTAGTTGTGGCCAAATCCCCATAGGGTCACAAAGTATTAAGAAAAATGGCCATGGCCTACATATTTTTAGACGAAAGCGGGGATTTAGGTTTCAAGAAAAAATCAAGCAAGTGGTTTGTTTTTACTATCGCCATGACGCAAAATGCCCGATCATTAGAACGAGTAACTAAAAAAATATGGCGGCCGTTAAAAAAGAGACACAAACAACTTGGAGAATTGCACGCCTATCATGCCGATAATGTTACGCGCAAGCGGATGCTTTCTGAATTGGCTAAAATTGAAAATTTGAAAGTATCTTGTGTGATTTTAAACAAACAAAAAGTTTATATTGATCTGCAAAATCAAAAAAATTATTTGTATAATTACACGGCAAACATTCTGCTTGATCGACTGTATACGAAAGAAATTTTAAAACCCAAAGAAGCAATCAATCTTTTTGCAGACCGGAAAGATACCAAAAATCATCTTAGAGAAAATTTTATTAATTACCTGACTACTTCAATGAAAAAACGCCGCGATGGAGGATTTTCAGTTGTTTTACACTCATCTCATGAAAACAAATCTCTGCAAGCGGTGGATTTTATTTCTTGGTCGATTTTCAGAAAATACGAAAAAGGTGATTATGAGTTTTATGAAATTATAAAAAATAAAATCGTCGATGAGCGATTATTGTTCCCGTAAAAAAAGAAAGCCCCTTGCTTTGACGGGGCGCCGTTCGGTACCCCAACGCAAGAGGTCTTACTCCTTACTTAAAGCATACCAGTCAGTTGTTATATGTCAATATTTTATTCACAAAAGTAAAAAAATGCAGTCAAGAGCCAAGAATGGTGGGGGAAATAAATATCTTTTATGCACCTAGTCAAAACTCACAACTTTGAAGGGCCGTTCGGGTTGTTGCTTGAATTGATAGAGAAGAAAAAGATGCCGGTGGGCGAAGTTTCGCTGGCCGAAATCGCCTCGCAATATCTGGACGCGGTAAAAAATCTGGCCGAATTTCCGGCGCGCGACGCGGCTTCGTTTTTGGAAACGGCTTCAATTCTGATGCTGATAAAATCACGTTCGCTTCTTCCCACGCTGGAATTGACGGCAGAAGAAGAACAAAGCATCGGCGACTTGGAAAGGCGGCTGGAGCTTTACGAATTTTTACGCGAGTTGATGCCGCATATTACGACCTGTTTTGGAAAAAATCCGATGTTCGGGCGGGATTTTTATCCGACTCTTGAATTTAAAAACGAAATTTCGTCCAATCTTTCTTTATCTGCCGTCGCCGCTTCTATTGCCGCGGTTTTGAACAATCTGCCGGAAAACAGCAAAGAAATTTTACCCGAAGCAAGGGTGGAGAAGGCGATAAAACTAGAAGAAAAAATTACCGAACTGGTACAAAGAGTGCAGGAAAGTTTTAAAATCTGCTTCAGTGATTTTTCCGGAGCGAACTGTCGCGATAAAAACGAGCTGGGTTTATTAAAGATGGAAATAATCGTAAGTTTTCTCGCGCTTCTGGAACTGGCCAAACAAGGGGCCGTGGCCGTGAACCAGGACAATTTATTTGATAAGATAGAAATACAAAAAAATGGGCAATGAACTGGAGAAAAAAATTGAGGCGGTTTTATTTTT
The DNA window shown above is from Candidatus Paceibacter sp. and carries:
- a CDS encoding UDP-N-acetylmuramoyl-tripeptide--D-alanyl-D-alanine ligase; translated protein: MIKKILKKIITSILRKEAKAILKKFNPKIVAVTGTVGKTSTKEAVALALESSFNVGKSAKSYNSEIGLPLAIIGAKSGWNSLLSWIKVMAKGAGVILFARKYPEILALEMGVDRPKDMEHAVSWVRPDVAVVTAVGDAPVHVEYFQDAKELIKEKLKLALATKENGTVILNADDETLASFSGKMKNKTKTLTFGFSPEADIRASNYKMTFEGVTFKIESEGSIIPARLNGLFGQHNVYAALAAFAAAVSLGVNPVKAAEAVSKMKPVPGRLNLLEGINGSYIFDDTYNSSPLALAAALEVMSEIKAKRKIAVFGPMMELGQYSEEEHRKAGAYASKSGIDVIFIVGEKAKFIAEGALEKGFDAGKIFEFPDSAEAGEALKCILEKGDFVLVKGSQSARMEKTVEKIMANPELKEELLVRQEKEWQKR
- a CDS encoding DUF3800 domain-containing protein, giving the protein MAYIFLDESGDLGFKKKSSKWFVFTIAMTQNARSLERVTKKIWRPLKKRHKQLGELHAYHADNVTRKRMLSELAKIENLKVSCVILNKQKVYIDLQNQKNYLYNYTANILLDRLYTKEILKPKEAINLFADRKDTKNHLRENFINYLTTSMKKRRDGGFSVVLHSSHENKSLQAVDFISWSIFRKYEKGDYEFYEIIKNKIVDERLLFP
- a CDS encoding segregation/condensation protein A, producing the protein MHLVKTHNFEGPFGLLLELIEKKKMPVGEVSLAEIASQYLDAVKNLAEFPARDAASFLETASILMLIKSRSLLPTLELTAEEEQSIGDLERRLELYEFLRELMPHITTCFGKNPMFGRDFYPTLEFKNEISSNLSLSAVAASIAAVLNNLPENSKEILPEARVEKAIKLEEKITELVQRVQESFKICFSDFSGANCRDKNELGLLKMEIIVSFLALLELAKQGAVAVNQDNLFDKIEIQKNGQ